The sequence CTTTCTCCTGATGAAACCTCTTGGGAGGACTGGTCAACCTTGCGCCAAGACTATCACCTTGAGGACAGGGTGCTTTCCCAAGGGCCCAAGGGTGATACAGGGAAGAAGATAACAGAGACAAGTAGCAACACAGGGCAACCTATAATAGAGGCAAGCAATGAACACGAGGAGGTGCAACAAGCAAAGTAGTCCAAAGAGCAAAAGCCCAAAAGGAAAGTAGCAAAGCCAGCATACCTTAGAGATTATGTCTGAAGGAGTGGGATAAGCCCATAGGATGTTCGTTAGAGCCATTCATGCACGTGGGAGACaatgttaacaaactttatcCTGAATATTCCAAAGGGATAGCAATTCTATTAGCTGAATTAGTATAAATAAGTGTAATTGAATATACAAAAACATGAATGAAATGATCTTTTTCTTATCTTAATTCTTCTCTCGGAGGTCCTGGTCCTCGAAACCagaacttcttcttcttgcttGTATCAACTATATAGTGACAATGGTAGCAACTAGCAAGTTCATTAAACTTAGACCTTTCCTTCAAAAACAAGGAATTCCATACACTCCCCAACATAATGGCCTTTCCCGAACACAAGCATCGCCACCTTGTTGAAACCGCACGTACCCTCTTTCATCATGTATCACTACCGATAACCTTTTGGTCATATGCCTTGTAAATTGCTGCTTACTTAATAAATCATATGCCCACACCGGTCCTCAAAATGAAGTCACCCTTTGAAATTCTATTTACTCAAAAttacgtgtttttttttttctttgttttcatagCTTGCCCCGTATAACACAAATAAACTTTTGTTCAAATCTCAACCTTGTGTCTTTATTAGATATATAGCCGCACACATAGTGCCTATTTTTGTTTCCATCCACCCTCTCAAAAGATTTACACGTCCCGTCATGTTTATTTTGTGGAAACCATCTTTCCGTATTCCACCGAAACCACCGCTTCAAATTCTGTCACCCCAAACTCTCGTGCAACAGTTTCCGTAACCAACCCCCTCAATATTCGGCAATCACCCTCAATTATCCATAACCATGCGGATCAataatttcttccattttctaTATAATGGACAGGTCTGAGACTTCAGTTTTCTAATGATTCTGGTACTTATTTATGATGAATATTACTCTTGTACATTGAATTTCAAGTCGCAGTCACTTTATATCTTTTGtgtataagtaaattaaatattgcTCGTGAATCGACCAAGGCACCGAGCTACATGTTTTCTAGAGTTCTGTctttatattcttatttagTATCCTCTCTAATTAATGCGTGTTGTGTTCTAACATTTTGTAGTATGAGTCCCTCTTATGCTATTCAATAGATATCAAAGCTGATTTCTTTTAGCTTATGGAAGATAATCATTATTGCTGACAAAATAGTGTGTATTTAGATTAAAGTTGGGAGaacttaaaagtatttttactcTCAAAGcaacactttttttcttcttcaattagtgcattaaaattcattatagtGTATTGGAATTTGCAAAAGTAATTTTCAAACATTAATCCAAACATATCAGTTGgttgaaaattgttttttttttaaagaaggaaaaaaaaacaatttttgtttttgttactcTCTCAATATATAATCGCAATTTCTTTATGGAAGCAAGTTGGGAATTCAGTAAAGTATTTTGAATCAACCTTTCAGCTGGTAAAATAAATCATCCATTGATTTTATGTATTGTGGAGAGAGGGTGTACATCCATTGATTCTTGTGAAGTTCACATTCTAACACTGGAAGGGAGGAGATTACAGGAAGAGTTAGCAAATAAGTGCAATAAGCTCCAATTAGTATCCCTCGTTGGTCtgatatttaatgaatttttgttgtttgtgcaaTAAGCTCCGGTTAGCATCCCTCAATAGGCACTTAAGGTAAACCAaatgctttatttatttatttatctatctttcCGTCATTTGTTAGTTTTCATTAGTGGGTGAGTGGGAGAGATTCTAATCTACGATCTCTTCTTTCCCTTCTTTCTTCAATTACCAAACTAACCTTGTAACTTCTTAAACCAAATGCTTTCTGTTGGGAGGGATATCTGGCACACAAGTCAGCCCAGGTTTTCTGTCTAAACGGAAGTAGCACCAATTATGTATGAAAAATAGTTGCTTGTTTAAGTGAGTGTGACCCTGTTGCAATTAATATCAACAAATGAAAGTTAGTAATCTATAACTTAAGGTTTCTTTAAACatttctatgatttttttttaattttataatgctAAAGATAAATTACTCATACATATTCCTTGTAAAACACTCATAAAGCCAATGAGGATTAGATAAATCAAAGGTGTACGTGTGAGAGGAAGAAGGAGCAGAAGACGCAAGGAAAGGAGTGGAAGAGGATATGCAGTAGTAAGAACTTAGAAAAGAGGATAAAAGCAAGCATTAGAGAGGTCGTTTAGGAAGGCAATACTAATGAGGTAGTGCGTGGTGAATATGAGAGTAGGGGAGAGGCATAAAAGGTGGGTAAGGAAAATAGTGAAGAAAAAGATGAGgcaacaagaaaaaagaaaaaaaaaacagagaggaAGAAAATGTTAGCCAATTTAGCATTTAATAATTGTGTTAAAATCATTCACTTTCGAAAGAATAAGActcaaactaaataaaaatatttaaagactagaactaaatttcaatatatttacgGCAATAAGAAAACATAGGTAGAAAATAAGATAATACTAAAGGACCAAATGCTTAAATAAAGAGTTTTATTGTTCGTATTAATTCTACTCAACTTGAACAAATTGCTTATACAAGATACATttcattatgttaaaaaaaagacataCGGATTAAGATACATATGACAacaatgaattaaattattgttaGTTACTTCAATGTTGATGATGatcttatttaatttgattaagattatttttattagaatatatttgtgatctattaaaacaaatatatgttCTTACCATGTTCACTAGTTAAGTAGTTCaattttcatcttcttctagtGTTGGTATGAtctcttatctttcttttttatgcaAGGTAACAATACCTACAAAAACGACTTTGACGATCAAATTAACTAAGTTCGAGGTACTCGTGTGTTTGAGGATGAGTAAAATGTATCTTTCGTCTAAAATTCTCTTGTGTATGTATATGTatcaagtgaaaagaaagatacATTTCATTAACTACTTTATCCTAGTTCGCGTGTGTTTTCGTCATGTAGATAGTGTCTAGATGTGTCTGACTATGAGACACGTGAATATAGGATATGTCCAACTAGGTATTGAGCTTATGGTTTATTGAGTAtacatcaaatttattatttttaagatacaAAAGTAGTCCTCCAAACTCTATAATTAATATGAACTAGAGAAATTAATATATCTATTAAATATACACCAAACTTATGACCTATAGGATGCAGTATATATTATTACGGCAGATATCATCGTTGAGCATAATGCCTTCATGTTTAGTTAAGCATTTTTTTCcaagaataaaagtaaaatgtaTTTTAGTAGTTATCATCTCATATTGCATTCATTAACTTGAGTTCAATACCTTGGCTTTAATTAATTGTTGTGAAGTTTTCGATCCTCTTCTTGCTGCTCGTGGGAAGGAGTCCAAAGTCGATCAGATCGAAGCTCTCCATGTCCCAAGGTTGGCTTGTACAATGATCCCATAGTGTTAACTAAAATGTGGTGCTAACTTCATTGTGATAGattaaacaaaatacatttttatgcaTTTACGCAACAATTTAAACTTTTGCAATATAACGTGATATTATAAACTTTttacatgatatttttataaaaaaaactatattatttatatcatttttttatcactcGTTATTtctgtaacttttttttctttatacatgCAGCTAAAACTTCTtaatgaaagtgaaaaaaatatttttaaaagtcaattttcatttcttttttcttctatacgccattatctatatattttttttatccctcCTGCTATTGCTAAAGACTAAACATACATAccgtaaagaaaagaaaaatgggtTCCTCTTGTTCCTACCCAACAGGCATTGCGGCCCCTGTAATGGATTCTCTACATAGATTTCAGTGTGAGAAGGCTAGCTAGTCCACCGAGTTTCTCCAGCAATGATGGCAATGCATTGAACTGATGCAAGAATACTGGCAATGACGACTATGTGGAATTGACGTCAAAAGTTCAGTTCATTGAGACGTTTGATGTTACATTACATTACGTGCTCAACTTTTGTAATGAGAAGAATTGATTCCAATGCCCTAGATCATGTGTTGTCAAATGGACTTCTCAGTTACGCGAGTAGGTCCCATTAACTCTATGTATAAAATGAGATGCGTCAAtaattaatttcctttttctttttctttttatttgagatCACTTTGCTTAATCAGAAACCTAATTTAATCTAAACTCTTCAATCTAATTCCACTAatagtatatataattaaactcattaataaaatatacttaatgTTGTTTACCTAATGAACTCATTCACATAATAATCTTTATTTAATTGCGGGTATTTTGAcagactttttttatatatcaaaatttaatgaatgataaaaaaaatttaagaaaagtttttttaattgaaaagtatataattaaatgatgtcaattaaattttttaattagggtggattaattttttatggacATTAATTATTAACTAGTATCTTTAagagattaattaaaaataataaataattctttATCAAAAATAACAATGTAATTTCAGGTtggcaacatttttttataaaaaaaatatttttaatttcttaagaagagttatttttataaaatcaaatgatAATTCACAAAGAGTCgaaaacaagaagaagaaaaaaagatgaaggatTAAAAGATGCAATAACAAAAACTTTGTTCGGAGTTTTCTTAGAATTATACAAGCTTTGAAATGAGAATCAAATCATCACCATATGGAGAAGATTTGAGAACCGGTCTCCGTTCAAGATCAATAATTTCTTGGAAATTTTGAGAACATcctctttttcttctcattatGACTTTATATTACCTTTTAACGATCACCCCCACTATAACCCACGTTCCCTTATATATTCACACAACTATACAAGTCTATAAGATTATGACCCACGTGGTCTTATATTCACCCAAAACCCCTATcttgtaataataatttaattgcttaatttttaatttaaattttactaacTTTTTAGTGGTGTAAATTTTAAGCACTAATGTCATTCCAATAATTTTAAGTAGTGAATTTCCAAATGATTACGTTCACTTTTTTCGGAAATGACACGTGTCtacaatcattttaaaattaaagaaagatgAATCACGAattgacaaaagaaaatatcaaacaAAACTAATGATCTTTTATCCTTTGTactttttataaagaaatattGCACAGTTATGCTTACATTGCATAATGGATAGCTTTTGTCCATCTCTCAAAGACTATGAAAATACCCATCCACGTATCATGAACATACTAAAAATGTCTtctttactctctttttttctagGAAGGTTCGTGGCAACTTCATTCATTCTTTATCTTTACACAtgacacaagaaacaaaaaatctaAATACTTTATCCCCCTAATTTTCTGAAagtgaagaaagaaaattcaacaataacatattttatgtaTTGAAAAGGactggaaaataaattttaactctgAAAGAAAGAAACGAGGAAGGTAATTAAGTGATACACGCTAAGTGATTAATGTATTaaagttaatatttaaatattatctgatttgatttttttttaaaaaaaattaatcatattttatttattttttaatcgaaCTCTAGATTAATTAGAGTTTATTTTCATGATAAACagaaagattaagaaaaaaaaattaggaaataaaatagtgaGAAATATggtaaataatcaattaattatattattataaaaattatcatgtAAGTATATCATATGATTTAATACAtctattttttggttaaattttttaaaataattttgttttattttttgatttataAAATACAGCAGAAGCTAATCAAGGTGTTGCTCCAGCCTCCGTAAGCCATCTGCTCTTAGTTGAAGCCTTCCGCACTATGTTTTTGCGTGATTAGTTTTCCcttctgttttgttttttttatcttatgtaacaaaaagaaaatactaaagCAAGAAAATGTTCtataaaatggtaaaaaaatgcctttattaaaaaaatttcccggtaataatgttctataaaagGTTGGCTTTTTGTAAGTAGCGATTGAACATCTCAATGAGTAAGAGGGAATGCTCCTTCATGGAAACACTCAAATGCCCAAGTCAAGAGATAgtttaacaaaataacaataaataattttttaagttcatATCAATGGTGgtgaattttaagtttttttcaatcacaatttcataaacTAGTGggatcaaatatattttaataacaaaataacataatattaaaagaaataattttgtaatcacttatacatatacataattcataatgaatattgaaaacaatataatatgtcaatcaaaatatgtaacttatcctaaaaaaatgtaattttatttacaatattatagaatatatttaattttttatgacagaaataactaattaatcaaaatcaataaaaaattaaatcatttaattttaattaatatttttttcgttCTTATATaggaaacaaatatataattcattaaaactaataaaattaatttattttaattaatattgtcaTAGGTTTAAATTATATtccaaaaatactaataaattatttggtttaggtaatgattatatataataacactGCTCATAATCCaagaaataagtttttaataaattagtatGAGTTAGTTAATAGTTCAATAGATGTATTCACTTCATGTgaaatgaatgatattttattaatagactTTACAATAACttcaaatgatattttattaatagactTTACAATAACTTAGGgatataaaaaagttaacaattaatacatttatttctttttcttttgagaaaaaaatttagataaattaGACTTGGGACTCACAATGACTTATATAAACGAACATAaacaataaacaataatatcataaaatttatttttattgcaaaagtatcaataaaattaaataatttaagtaaCAACGTATTTAATGACattaacttaattatttctAATTCCAATCAACAAATTTTCTCACCAGTGtctctcataaaaaaaaaattgatctaaTATCTAGTCATTCAAAATAGATttcacaataaaattatataaatatagtattttttatatatatagacccCATTTAACGCAATTACATACTATTAAGTAGTAATACatcttaaaataaatcaatatttcttataatcaaaattaaaaatactccTAGTTTTTTTTGGGTACAAGATACTCCTAGTTTATAACACTCCACCATTTATTTGGACAAAAAACTCCCCATTTATTAAATCATAacaattgaacaatttgagATTTTGCACCCACAGCATCTTGAATTTCAGAACAGTATTGCATTATTGTGTTGTGGGCATGTGTGTATGAGGAGCTCTAGAATTTTCAGTGTTGTTCCAAtagtttctttttgtttttggcaAGGAGTTTTGTTTCTTAGCTCctttttaatgttaataattgaggggagacaaatttagtaaattaaaagaaGCACAAGGGCAACACAGTAACATCAAATCCAAAGCATCCTCTCTTCTTTTATCCGCTCACACATTTCAATTCATCAATCAATTTGCAGCATCCTAATCTCGCTCAGATTTTCTccagaaaagggaaaataaataaaaaagagaataataataatatcttttGTAATTCGCAAAACGTGATCGACGCTGGCGCAAATTGAAATTAGgaattagggttagggttttcaTTATCTTCGCCCGGAAAAGAAAggggggaagaagaaagaaccgTTCCTTTATGATCGAAAAGGTGCCTTTGGTCATCATCGCGGTGTTAATCTTGGTGGTGCAATCCTCTGCAGCGTTCCACGGTATAAACAGAATCATGAAGGTCCACCCTGTTCCTCGAAAACGCAACATCTCAATCCAATTTGGCGGCGACGGGGGCAACCCGATGTCGGAGGCTCAGGCGCTGTTGGGGATCGCCGGGAAGAAGCTCCGGCGACTACCGCACGTGTTCAGCTGCGTGCTGGAGCTGCCCTTCCGCTCCGACGCCGACGTTGCGGTGGAGGAAGCCCCCGACTGCTTCCGCTTTGTGGCGGAGACCGATGGAATCGGCGACGTGAGGGCGCACACGGTGGAAATCCACCCTGGCGTGACGAAGATCGTGGTGAGGGACGGCGGCTCGGTGGAGCTCTCGCTCGACCAGCTGGAGCTCGATATGTGGAGGTTCCGGTTGCCGGAATCGACTCGGCCGGAGCTCGCCAGCGCGGTGTTCGTCGACGGCGAGCTCATCGTCACGGTGCCGAAGGGGCACGAAGAGGAGAATGATGGGGATGGTGATAGAGGTATGGGTGGAGGT comes from Glycine soja cultivar W05 chromosome 20, ASM419377v2, whole genome shotgun sequence and encodes:
- the LOC114403606 gene encoding uncharacterized protein LOC114403606, which encodes MIEKVPLVIIAVLILVVQSSAAFHGINRIMKVHPVPRKRNISIQFGGDGGNPMSEAQALLGIAGKKLRRLPHVFSCVLELPFRSDADVAVEEAPDCFRFVAETDGIGDVRAHTVEIHPGVTKIVVRDGGSVELSLDQLELDMWRFRLPESTRPELASAVFVDGELIVTVPKGHEEENDGDGDRGMGGGRLVLVQ